From Toxorhynchites rutilus septentrionalis strain SRP chromosome 2, ASM2978413v1, whole genome shotgun sequence, a single genomic window includes:
- the LOC129770560 gene encoding uncharacterized protein LOC129770560: MDPIWQNIVTALEIQSDVADKWFTKLKAQYSQPSRHYHNEEQMMIKKAEHLLNGASVCLQLAALFQYYHFDAGKDCVKENCDALREFFADANLDNKALLDNVLRLLGDVGIESSDLPEEDVLYFQDLDLFILGCPPEDYKVYRELLRKEYSTVETGSYNKMRLKVLQVFNRIPFIYSTKEFNDRYENTAKINIESEIKDLES, encoded by the exons ATGGATCCAATTTGGCAGAACATCGTGACCGCACTGGAGATACAATCGGATGTGGCCGACAAATGGTTCACGAAACTCAAAGCACAATACTCGCAACCAAGCAGACACTATCATAATGAGGAGCAAATGATGATCAAGAAGGCGGAACACCTGCTCAATGGAGCTAGCGTGTGTCTACAACTTGCCGCCCTCTTCCAATACTATCACTTCGATGCAGGGAAGGATTGCGTCAAGGAAAACTGTGATGCACTACGGGAATTTTTCGCGGATGCCAATCTAGACAAT AAAGCGTTACTGGACAATGTCCTACGACTGCTAGGCGACGTCGGAATTGAAAGCTCCGATCTTCCAGAAGAGGATGTGTTATACTTCCAAGATCTAGatcttttcattttagg ATGTCCCCCGGAGGATTACAAAGTCTACAGAGAACTGCTGCGGAAAGAATACTCAACGGTCGAAACAGGTTCCTACAACAAAATGCGATTGAAG GTACTGCAAGTCTTTAATCGAATACCGTTCATCTACTCCACGAAGGAATTTAACGATCGGTATGAGAATACGGCCAAAATCAACATTGAAAGCGAAATCAAGGATTTGGAATCTTAA
- the LOC129770559 gene encoding uncharacterized protein LOC129770559 isoform X1 — translation MARNKKTKRCVSLRKTPRKSVHQALKITKPRLIEISEITTKKRKSSQFKKKVQQQKRLRDHLLQERKKLNNNLHSQLLYPPIPPPVPSESSSSRSASRRKVQVMRSVTPLQNDPIVIDSEDDSNLPETPLFYVDKTGGFNEKQVPLYESSHCGLNDTVMTLDSTLEEGEIKDGTVVSFLNKALNDEEIRILDEEEDCEDNVPSAPAQTDVDDQSVIFCSEIIDLDRDNVKKPLEFIPIGFDYIKPKGKKRVPKKAGRNLDEGESSSQPEPAETQEDGDKRMVVIDGNNVAFGHLQGKNFSVKGLSICIQYFKKLGHEVKAVVPQFRLKKEKSSDQKLLEELYRRGDVLLAPSKNLPGQWSSSYDDRLILSVAEKFDGVIISNDNFRDLLAESDSWKKIIETRVIGYTWAMDAFFVPDDPYGRHGPKLKDLLERKPSEASKEKQCSETTLWFGLK, via the exons ATGGCACGAAATAAGAAAACGAAACGTTGTGTCAGCTTGCGGAAAACTCCTAGAAAATCGGTTCACCAAGCTCTGAAAATAACTAAACCAAGACTGATTGAAATCAGTGAAATAACGACAAAGAAAAGGAAATCCAGCCAATTTAAGAAGAAG GTACAGCAACAGAAGCGCCTCCGCGACCATCTATTGCAGGAACGGAAGAAACTAAACAACAATCTTCATTCACAATTGCTGTACCCACCGATACCGCCACCTGTCCCATCGGAGTCCTCCTCATCGAGATCAGCTTCTCGGCGGAAGGTGCAAGTAATGCGTTCTGTGACTCCTCTCCAGAATGATCCGATTGTGATCGATTCCGAAGACGATTCCAACCTACCTGAAACCCCTTTATTCTATGTGGACAAAACGGGGGGATTCAACGAGAAACAGGTTCCTCTCTATGAGAGCAGTCACTGTGGTCTCAATGACACTGTAATGACTCTCGATAGCACACTGGAAGAAGGGGAAATTAAAGACGGAACTGTAGTTTCGTTTCTGAACAAGGCGTTAAACGATGAAGAAATCCGTATACTGGATGAGGAAGAGGATTGTGAAGACAATGTGCCCAGCGCGCCAGCGCAAACCGATGTGGATGATCAGTCGGTCATATTCTGCTCGGAAATCATTGACCTGGATCGAGACAACGTTAAGAAGCCTTTGGAATTCATACCGATTGGATTTGATTACATCAAACCGAAGGGCAAGAAACGAGTTCCTAAGAAAGCGGGGAGAAACTTGGATGAGGGCGAATCTTCTAGTCAACCGGAACCGGCGGAAACACAGGAAGATGGCGATAAACGAATGGTTGTTATCGATGGCAACAACGTGGCATTTgg CCACCTTCAAGGGAAAAATTTCTCAGTCAAAGGATTGAGCATCTGCATACAATACTTCAAGAAGCTCGGTCACGAAGTGAAAGCAGTTGTACCTCAATTCCG gttgaagaaggaaaaatcctCCGACCAGAAGTTGCTCGAGGAGCTGTACCGAAGAGGCGATGTCCTGCTGGCGCCTAGCAAAAATCTCCCCGGACAATGGTCATCGTCGTACGATGATCGGCTCATACTTTCCGTGGCGGAGAAATTCGATGGGGTGATCATCTCGAACGATAACTTTCGCGATCTGTTGGCCGAGAGTGATT CGTGGAAAAAGATTATCGAAACGCGAGTGATTGGCTATACCTGGGCAATGGATGCGTTCTTTGTACCGGACGACCCGTACGGTCGTCACGGTCCCAAGCTGAAAGATTTGCTTGAGCGTAAACCGAGCGAAGCGTCCAAAGAGAA
- the LOC129770559 gene encoding uncharacterized protein LOC129770559 isoform X2, which produces MARNKKTKRCVSLRKTPRKSVHQALKITKPRLIEISEITTKKRKSSQFKKKVQQQKRLRDHLLQERKKLNNNLHSQLLYPPIPPPVPSESSSSRSASRRKVQVMRSVTPLQNDPIVIDSEDDSNLPETPLFYVDKTGGFNEKQVPLYESSHCGLNDTVMTLDSTLEEGEIKDGTVVSFLNKALNDEEIRILDEEEDCEDNVPSAPAQTDVDDQSVIFCSEIIDLDRDNVKKPLEFIPIGFDYIKPKGKKRVPKKAGRNLDEGESSSQPEPAETQEDGDKRMVVIDGNNVAFGHLQGKNFSVKGLSICIQYFKKLGHEVKAVVPQFRLKKEKSSDQKLLEELYRRGDVLLAPSKNLPGQWSSSYDDRLILSVAEKFDGVIISNDNFRDLLAESDSWKKIIETRVIGYTWAMDAFFVPDDPYGRHGPKLKDLLERKPSEASKENSP; this is translated from the exons ATGGCACGAAATAAGAAAACGAAACGTTGTGTCAGCTTGCGGAAAACTCCTAGAAAATCGGTTCACCAAGCTCTGAAAATAACTAAACCAAGACTGATTGAAATCAGTGAAATAACGACAAAGAAAAGGAAATCCAGCCAATTTAAGAAGAAG GTACAGCAACAGAAGCGCCTCCGCGACCATCTATTGCAGGAACGGAAGAAACTAAACAACAATCTTCATTCACAATTGCTGTACCCACCGATACCGCCACCTGTCCCATCGGAGTCCTCCTCATCGAGATCAGCTTCTCGGCGGAAGGTGCAAGTAATGCGTTCTGTGACTCCTCTCCAGAATGATCCGATTGTGATCGATTCCGAAGACGATTCCAACCTACCTGAAACCCCTTTATTCTATGTGGACAAAACGGGGGGATTCAACGAGAAACAGGTTCCTCTCTATGAGAGCAGTCACTGTGGTCTCAATGACACTGTAATGACTCTCGATAGCACACTGGAAGAAGGGGAAATTAAAGACGGAACTGTAGTTTCGTTTCTGAACAAGGCGTTAAACGATGAAGAAATCCGTATACTGGATGAGGAAGAGGATTGTGAAGACAATGTGCCCAGCGCGCCAGCGCAAACCGATGTGGATGATCAGTCGGTCATATTCTGCTCGGAAATCATTGACCTGGATCGAGACAACGTTAAGAAGCCTTTGGAATTCATACCGATTGGATTTGATTACATCAAACCGAAGGGCAAGAAACGAGTTCCTAAGAAAGCGGGGAGAAACTTGGATGAGGGCGAATCTTCTAGTCAACCGGAACCGGCGGAAACACAGGAAGATGGCGATAAACGAATGGTTGTTATCGATGGCAACAACGTGGCATTTgg CCACCTTCAAGGGAAAAATTTCTCAGTCAAAGGATTGAGCATCTGCATACAATACTTCAAGAAGCTCGGTCACGAAGTGAAAGCAGTTGTACCTCAATTCCG gttgaagaaggaaaaatcctCCGACCAGAAGTTGCTCGAGGAGCTGTACCGAAGAGGCGATGTCCTGCTGGCGCCTAGCAAAAATCTCCCCGGACAATGGTCATCGTCGTACGATGATCGGCTCATACTTTCCGTGGCGGAGAAATTCGATGGGGTGATCATCTCGAACGATAACTTTCGCGATCTGTTGGCCGAGAGTGATT CGTGGAAAAAGATTATCGAAACGCGAGTGATTGGCTATACCTGGGCAATGGATGCGTTCTTTGTACCGGACGACCCGTACGGTCGTCACGGTCCCAAGCTGAAAGATTTGCTTGAGCGTAAACCGAGCGAAGCGTCCAAAGAGAA